One window from the genome of Cryptomeria japonica chromosome 6, Sugi_1.0, whole genome shotgun sequence encodes:
- the LOC131054606 gene encoding E3 ubiquitin-protein ligase RHF2A, whose protein sequence is MDNNNEDNKTAELADTHLSSAAAFVEGGIQEACEDACSICLDPFSHNDPSTVTTCKHEYHLQCILDWSQRSRQCPMCWQLLSLKDPASQDLLEAVENEKISRLRRPQNLSNFHPTLFEDFNLHNVPINADELDFEEHVMQHLAGMAAMSRAHQFARRGTPHNRSSAHGHPHFILPSSNPNMLPPTPVSNSPASQGGNSPALTADSPITSLVAGEGEQLERASQSTQVESDFYSARSAIMPTVPHRNVAGLPSIKSQGRAGPSEMQSFSESLKCRFSAMSARYKESISKTTRGFKDRLWVCNTSMRNPGQEAQRAVTTGIGSVAHMVEHLDLEGKNRRGITIVPKDTEGSSGNGPSRQHIYENHGKMCSGNNIGVNLCPSSSGSSRVAPQPLNSESSSSMDTSSLKDVEDNSGGGTGVQRTM, encoded by the exons atggataacaacaatgaggACAACAAGACAGCCGAATTAGCAGACACCCATTTAAGTAGTGCAGCGGCCTTTGTGGAAGGAGGCATACAGGAAGCTTGCGAAGATGCCTGCAGCATCTGCCTCGATCCCTTCTCACACAATGATCCTTCTACG GTTACAACTTGTAAACACGAGTACCATTTACAATGCATTCTGGACTG GTCTCAAAGAAGCAGACAGTGCCCTATGTGCTGGCAGTTGCTTAGTTTGAAGGACCCTGCCAG TCAAGACTTACTTGAAGCTGTGGAAAATGAAAAGATCTCCAGATTAAGAAGGCCTCAAAATCTGTCAAATTTTCATCCTACTTTGTTTGAAGATTTTAACTTACACAAT GTTCCAATCAATGCAGATGAACTGGATTTTGAAGAGCATGTAATGCAGCATTTGGCAGGAATGGCTGCAATGAGCAGGGCACATCAATTTGCCAGGAGGGGAACGCCACATAATAGATCTTCTGCTCATGGTCACCCTCATTTTATTTTGCCTTCATCAAATCCTAATATGCTTCCTCCAACCCCCGTCTCCAATTCTCCAGCTTCTCAGGGTGGAAATTCTCCGGCATTGACTGCAGACAGCCCTATTACATCTCTTGTAGCTGGTGAGGGCGAGCAACTTGAGCGAGCATCTCAGTCGACTCAAGTGGAATCTGATTTCTATTCAGCTAGGAGTGCAATAATGCCAACTGTTCCACATAG GAATGTTGCAGGACTTCCTTCCATTAAGTCTCAAGGGAGAGCAGGACCATCTGAAATGCAGTCCTTTTCTGAATCACTTAAATGCCGATTTTCAGCCATGTCAGCcag ATATAAAGAATCTATTTCAAAGACTACAAGAGGTTTTAAGGATAGACTATGGGTATGCAACACTTCCATGAGAAATCCTGGTCAGGAAGCTCAGCGGGCTGTAACTACAGGAATTGGTAGTGTTGCCCATATGGTGGAGCATCTTGATCTGGAAGGCAAAAATAGAAGAGGCATTACCATTGTTCCCAAAGATACTGAAGGAAGCTCAGGAAATGGACCTTCTAGGCAACACATTTATGAGAACCATGGTAAGATGTGTTCTGGCAACAACATCGGAGTAAATTTATGCCCTTCAAGTTCAGGTTCAAGCCGAGTTGCTCCACAGCCTCTGAACAGTGAATCTAGTAGTAGCATGGACACTTCCTCTTTGAAG